Proteins from one Corynebacterium testudinoris genomic window:
- the pyrF gene encoding orotidine-5'-phosphate decarboxylase, which translates to MTFGEKLLHAAATRGRLCVGIDPHAALLRSWGLGDDAAGLAEFSRRCVEAFAETAAVVKPQVAFYERFGSAGFAVLEETLGALREVGCLVIADAKRGDIGSTMAGYAQAWLGEGSPLQTDAVTVSPYLGVGSLRPVFDLAEETGRGVFVLAATSNPEAVDLQNHVGSDGRTIAQQVVDECAALNARHAGAGNIGVVVGATLASPPDLSRLNGPVLLPGVGAQGGSAEDVARIATGVTQLAFPNISRAILSAGPQVSDLRKAVVAAAEEFPGH; encoded by the coding sequence ATGACCTTCGGCGAGAAGCTTCTCCACGCCGCCGCCACCCGCGGGCGACTGTGCGTCGGCATCGACCCCCACGCCGCACTGCTTCGCTCCTGGGGCTTAGGCGACGATGCGGCGGGGTTGGCCGAGTTCAGCCGCCGCTGCGTGGAGGCTTTCGCCGAGACAGCCGCAGTGGTCAAACCACAGGTCGCTTTCTACGAGCGCTTCGGCTCCGCTGGCTTCGCAGTTCTCGAGGAGACCCTCGGCGCGTTGCGGGAGGTTGGTTGCCTCGTTATTGCTGATGCCAAGCGGGGTGACATTGGCTCCACCATGGCCGGTTACGCGCAGGCGTGGCTGGGGGAGGGCTCGCCCCTGCAGACTGATGCCGTCACCGTGTCCCCCTACCTGGGAGTCGGGTCGCTTCGTCCGGTCTTTGATCTGGCGGAAGAGACCGGCCGGGGAGTGTTCGTGTTGGCGGCGACCTCGAATCCCGAGGCCGTCGACCTGCAAAACCACGTGGGTAGTGATGGGCGCACCATCGCTCAGCAGGTGGTGGATGAATGCGCCGCACTCAATGCTCGTCACGCTGGCGCCGGGAACATTGGCGTCGTTGTGGGGGCCACGTTGGCCAGTCCGCCGGACCTCTCGCGACTCAATGGGCCGGTGCTCCTGCCGGGAGTGGGCGCACAGGGAGGATCTGCCGAGGACGTGGCGAGAATCGCAACTGGCGTCACGCAGTTGGCGTTTCCGAACATCTCCCGTGCCATTCTCTCCGCCGGGCCACAGGTATCTGACCTGCGGAAAGCTGTAGTGGCGGCGGCGGAAGAATTCCCAGGTCACTGA